A region of Streptomyces paludis DNA encodes the following proteins:
- a CDS encoding ArsR/SmtB family transcription factor, translating to MVTSVDNDILRALADPLRLRIVTLLAQEALCTTHLVEETGARQTNLSNHLKVLREAGVVETEPCGRWTYYRLRPEALSGTAGELARLSSLAEETAASGRTRPC from the coding sequence ATGGTGACGTCAGTGGACAATGACATCTTGCGGGCACTCGCGGATCCCCTGCGGCTGCGGATCGTCACCCTGCTCGCCCAGGAAGCCCTGTGCACGACCCACCTGGTGGAGGAGACCGGCGCCCGGCAAACGAATCTCTCCAATCATCTGAAGGTGCTTCGGGAGGCAGGAGTCGTGGAGACGGAGCCCTGCGGGAGGTGGACGTACTACCGCCTCAGGCCGGAGGCCTTGTCCGGGACGGCCGGTGAGCTGGCCCGGCTGTCCTCCCTGGCCGAAGAGACCGCGGCCTCCGGCCGTACACGACCCTGCTGA
- a CDS encoding copper resistance CopC/CopD family protein: protein MTITAPRLRLWALALVAGVGLLLGGSVPAAAHAVLTDTAPARGAVVAEPPSHVELVFSESVSASGDGIRVLDPSGRRVDYGRPTAKGGGTYAVGLSGPEARGTYTVTYQVESADSHPVAGAFTFSVGEPSAAPAMPTVRDPDAGWVGHSYTAARFGAYTGMMIMTGGALLLLLCKPRGESLPTVRRSTAAAWALLCACTLALLLLRGAYVGSGRLADVVDMSRLAGTVTSKPGALLVMRLALLACCAVLWRYRNRVRRAFHGRQPPLKGVLAGAAVAGMALAWTWASAEHASTGPLPYLSMPVDAIHLLAAGAWVGGLLVLARALALAGDGVPPEAIVRFSRVAFINVCVLAVTGLYQSWRQVGTPSALVDTRFGQLLLLKAAGVGLLLGLALMSRRWTRRLAWTRGRGDRAALRALRRWVGAEAVVGLCVIAATTVLVSTQPARAQDPAAGASTGAPAAVSLRPEFDTGGPEGRGSADIVVDPGRRGPNAIHVTSTGPDGDLLDAPAVQASLTSRTGSIGPLTVPVERVSEGHWTVSGFQLLVAGVWDLSLTVRTSEFDQATVKESFEIP from the coding sequence ATGACGATCACCGCTCCCCGTCTCCGTCTGTGGGCCCTTGCCCTCGTCGCGGGCGTCGGCCTGCTGCTCGGAGGCTCGGTTCCGGCCGCCGCGCACGCCGTGCTCACCGATACCGCACCGGCCCGGGGAGCGGTGGTCGCCGAGCCTCCCTCCCATGTGGAGCTGGTCTTCAGCGAGTCCGTGTCGGCCTCCGGGGACGGCATCAGGGTGCTCGACCCGTCGGGCCGCCGGGTGGACTACGGCCGGCCCACCGCGAAGGGCGGCGGCACCTACGCCGTCGGGCTCTCCGGCCCCGAGGCCCGGGGCACGTACACCGTGACCTATCAGGTCGAGTCCGCCGACAGCCACCCCGTAGCAGGGGCGTTCACCTTCTCCGTGGGCGAGCCGTCGGCCGCACCAGCCATGCCGACCGTGCGTGACCCGGACGCCGGGTGGGTCGGTCACTCGTACACAGCCGCGCGGTTCGGTGCATACACCGGCATGATGATCATGACTGGTGGCGCCCTGCTGCTCCTGCTGTGCAAGCCACGCGGCGAGTCCCTTCCCACGGTCCGGCGGTCGACGGCAGCCGCTTGGGCCCTGCTCTGCGCATGCACACTCGCCCTTCTCCTGCTGCGCGGCGCGTACGTCGGGTCGGGGCGCCTGGCGGACGTCGTCGACATGTCACGGCTGGCCGGGACCGTAACGTCGAAACCCGGCGCGCTCCTGGTCATGAGACTGGCCCTGCTGGCCTGCTGCGCCGTGCTGTGGCGGTACCGGAACCGGGTGAGGCGGGCGTTCCACGGCCGGCAGCCGCCCCTCAAGGGTGTGCTCGCCGGAGCGGCCGTCGCCGGGATGGCTCTGGCCTGGACCTGGGCCAGCGCCGAGCACGCGTCGACCGGGCCACTGCCGTACCTCTCGATGCCTGTCGACGCCATCCATCTCCTCGCCGCCGGGGCCTGGGTGGGCGGGCTGCTCGTCCTGGCCCGGGCGCTGGCCCTCGCGGGCGACGGCGTCCCGCCCGAGGCCATCGTCCGGTTCTCCCGGGTCGCTTTCATCAATGTGTGTGTACTCGCGGTGACCGGCCTGTACCAGTCCTGGCGTCAGGTCGGCACGCCCTCCGCTCTCGTGGACACCCGTTTCGGCCAACTGCTCCTGCTCAAGGCGGCGGGTGTCGGGCTCCTGCTCGGCCTGGCGCTGATGTCGCGCCGCTGGACGAGGCGGCTCGCCTGGACGCGGGGCCGCGGGGACCGCGCGGCGTTGCGGGCCCTGCGCCGCTGGGTGGGCGCCGAGGCGGTCGTCGGGTTGTGCGTGATCGCGGCCACCACGGTCCTGGTCTCCACCCAGCCGGCACGGGCGCAGGATCCGGCCGCGGGCGCAAGCACGGGAGCACCCGCCGCGGTCTCCCTCCGGCCGGAATTCGACACGGGAGGGCCCGAGGGCCGGGGCTCCGCCGACATCGTGGTCGATCCGGGCCGCCGCGGCCCAAACGCCATACATGTGACGTCGACCGGACCGGACGGAGATCTCCTGGACGCACCCGCGGTCCAGGCCTCGCTGACCTCCCGTACGGGATCGATCGGGCCTCTGACCGTCCCGGTCGAGCGAGTCTCCGAGGGGCATTGGACCGTCTCCGGGTTCCAGCTGCTGGTGGCGGGCGTCTGGGATCTCTCCCTGACCGTACGGACCTCGGAGTTCGATCAGGCCACTGTGAAGGAGTCGTTCGAGATCCCGTGA